In Pseudomonadota bacterium, the genomic stretch CGCGGTATTGGCGCGACGCCAGCCGGTCTACTGCTACTGTTTCGGTGAGGCGACGCAGCCGCTTGGCAGGGCCGACCTGGTTCGAAACCTTAGTCTGGTTGGGGCCTGTGTACTGGCCATACGCCAGGGCGCAGGTGAGGCTTCGCTAGCATTCGGCACCTGGTCGGCACTGGCGGCGGCCGCGCTGATCACCTTCCTGATGAGCGCTCACCTCGCCAACGTAGCCCACCTGCTTGCGCCGCCCGCGGAGGGGTCCTCCCTTGGCTGATACGCTGACGACAGCGCTGCTGATCGTACTCATTCCCGCGGTGGCGCTGAATCTGTGGCTGACGCTGAGACTGTCCGCTCGCCTTCGTCAGACACTGGCGCGCGAGGCGCCACTGACGTGCACTATCGACGCGCCCGTTCCTGCGTTCTCGGGTAGCCTATTAGAAGGTGGCACAGCCGTCGACGCCTCGACCCTAGCGGGGCAAGCGAACGTGTTGGTGTTCCTGTCATCCGCCTGCGGCGACTGCCGAAGCAAGCTGCCTGTTCTCGAGGATCTACTCGAACCCATGAGCGAACACGGCGTTCGCCTGTGGCTGATCTCACAGGAGCCACCCGCGCGCCTGCGCAAGTTCATCCAGCGGCCCGTGCTGCGCGAGTGCCTCGTGCGCGTGGACCGGCGGGGCTACCAGCGCCTGAACCCACGGTACGCGGCGCCGTTCTATTTGTTCGTCGACGACAGCCAAGTGGTCCGCGCGGGGAACTTCATCGGCGACGAAAACTGGCGAGCATTCGTGGAGCAGATACGAACGTCGCCATCGATTCGGGAGGCCAGCTAATGGTGATGTCGGCGGCGCGCTTACGTCGACAGACTCTGGGCCTCAGTCGCCTGGGACTGCTGGACGAGTTTCGTTGGCCGCTGCTTGGCGGACTTGCGCTGTTGGTGATCGCATCGGGCGCACAGCTCGCCTATCCGCTAGTGTTCTCGTGGTTCATCGATCAGGTCATCGTCCACCAAGAGCTTGCATGGCTGGGCTCCGCACTGCTCCTCGGGGCCCTGGCGCTAGCGGTGCAAACGGCGGCGGCGAGCGGGCAGTACTACCTGTTCGCGTCTACCGGATCGAGGATTGTCGCAACGCTCCGCAAGCGCCTCTACGCCGCGATGCTACGTCGCGAGATCGCCTTCTTCGACCGAGAGAGCGTTGGCGATCTTACCAATCGCCTCGCCTCCGACGTGGAGAAGATCCAGTCGACGCTTACGGTCGAGACGGCTCTGTTCGTGCAGACCGCGCTGATGGCAGTGGG encodes the following:
- a CDS encoding redoxin domain-containing protein, with the translated sequence MADTLTTALLIVLIPAVALNLWLTLRLSARLRQTLAREAPLTCTIDAPVPAFSGSLLEGGTAVDASTLAGQANVLVFLSSACGDCRSKLPVLEDLLEPMSEHGVRLWLISQEPPARLRKFIQRPVLRECLVRVDRRGYQRLNPRYAAPFYLFVDDSQVVRAGNFIGDENWRAFVEQIRTSPSIREAS